A single window of Salvia splendens isolate huo1 chromosome 6, SspV2, whole genome shotgun sequence DNA harbors:
- the LOC121808218 gene encoding dof zinc finger protein DOF1.5-like — protein MAQVQENNTPLSIKLFGATISPKQPRIDHDHQKPDLKRPDKIIPCPRCKSMETKFCYFNNYNVNQPRHFCKACHRYWTAGGALRNVPVGAGRRKAKPPPFSQGCMFDPSSPAAHQLDFDTGGFRHVFPGKRRRCASNSQTS, from the coding sequence ATGGCTCAAGTTCAAGAAAACAACACCCCATTATCAATCAAGCTATTCGGAGCCACAATTTCGCCCAAACAGCCAAGAATCGACCACGATCATCAGAAACCCGATCTGAAGCGGCCAGACAAGATCATCCCGTGCCCGAGGTGCAAGAGCATGGAGACAAAATTCTGCTACTTCAACAACTACAACGTCAACCAGCCGCGCCACTTCTGCAAGGCCTGCCACCGCTACTGGACCGCCGGCGGCGCCCTCCGCAATGTGCCCGTCGGCGCCGGCCGCCGTAAGGCCAAGCCCCCGCCCTTTTCACAAGGTTGCATGTTCGACCCCTCATCGCCCGCCGCCCACCAACTCGACTTCGACACCGGCGGATTCCGGCATGTATTTCCCGGGAAGCGGCGGAGATGCGCCTCCAATAGTCAAACTAGTTGA
- the LOC121808124 gene encoding protein SCAR1-like isoform X2, whose translation MPLLRAEVRNEYALGAPELYREASKDEPKEILEGVSVAGLVGVLRQLGDLAEFAAEVFHGLQEEVTITTARSHKLMARVQRVESALSPLEKALLAQRSHLHFAYTSGSNWHSRIRCEQNHFIYSDVPQFITESYEDCRQPPCLHMLDRFDAGGPGSCLKRYSDPTFFKRASVTSGEASIDKISKEKKARKAKKRRSRPRNEEMSRDASFSYNSLRSPFTQQSIGGGHISPTQTASTYDTMIRSDLGEQSNLDLRNGAGYIEGAFRPSYSVEPESRDSISSAVKRHENDFLDYSFLEEKVTDVYDTIEVGTQEQPGCSSSSIAWEENRKSFEPALQELNIDGVVQEYNHNRQLESFSLNLDMETLGDKCPDFEIVNHSCNEADGEAEAESGNVHLDDIESETDNFMDALNTIESESETDLDSTRKQVAEHQSKMEKREDDDECELRRHDFECRSSCPESDVMASSPVINGSHSPHGHSLIPMPQKSSSASDFIDDASPEDDLNSVSLMNEDVESSQRSGGSATPVHPKSNDAHDDDNIDAGKYNEVVPSTVSSNCGDGRPAPIIDETTKSLKSQNHGRFEHNLECQSSSPESNAVASSPLTNGSCGHTLIPTTQKSLHATDCAASEASREDDVNSISEMNYSLKSSQRSEDALSSGHPKSSGSHENGTVGAGMYVESVSSTVSSNLRDGRPRPVTDGTMKSSESHRRVPEISNVTPVSFWTNGGLLGLQPSKPPDCSVQNALPQDPEYKKNVNNNSSIKHVILSDNSGKPDQLETSRSIEEDLEMDISSHEYHESGMNVRKASWKISPADLEINLGKFGDSLYQHNANSTGSNVPGSSMPTNSAHQENSTNSCRMFGLNNRLLTNGSNQKSLPGGSGNTYCAGSKNANDFQLKNYPGVENDMFSGRRKELFGSKSPILSPSSSPPLEHMKISFQPINGFESSKLKLKFPDGKNINGSGSDIYPSFQLVPEVSIPRYNVGSDSDADTFYRSSPSLSDDCQSNQSESNSEQWESSESPTSKDRDLYDALRRISLTESVSEDGKANQENIPANLGVQFPFIDNGIQKSESCRSFDLQSLSTINNSFRKERIDTNPKYLVEPQILPSSALPPLPPFQWRGMTSMDDKSDAIPEGSYYALDLTRSASTISQPKPAPLSEDQIDTTNLQKIKLSSQKSNGQRPTSQSKSTDENDFLHQIRTKSFSLRPTMMTRSIAASGAPATVQVNAILEKANAIRQAVASDAEDDGTWSDA comes from the exons ATGCCGCTGCTGAGAGCGGAGGTCAGGAATGAGTACGCGCTTGGAGCGCCGGAGCTCTACAGAGAGGCCAGTAAGGACGAACCCAAGGAGATTCTCGAAGGAGTCTCCGTCGCCGGCCTCGTCGGCGTCTTACGTCAGCTCGGTGATCTCGCTGA GTTTGCAGCAGAAGTTTTTCATGGGTTGCAGGAAGAAGTGACTATTACAACTGCTAGAAGCCATAAGTTGATGGCACGTGTTCAACGAGTTGAATCTGCCCTTTCTCCGCTTGAGAAGGCTTTACTGGCTCAAAGGAGTCACTTACACTTTGCCTATACGTCTG GTTCCAATTGGCATTCGCGGATCCGATGTGAACAAAATCATTTTATATACAGTGACGTCCCCCAATTCATCACGGAATCTTATGAAGACTGCCGTCAACCACCTTGTTTGCATATGCTTGATAG GTTTGATGCTGGTGGTCCTGGATCATGCTTAAAAAGGTATTCAGATCCAACGTTTTTTAAGAGAGCATCAGTGACATCTGGTGAAGCTAGTATAGATAAGATTTCAAAAGAAAAGAAGGCTCGCAAGGCTAAG AAAAGGAGGTCACGGCCCAGGAATGAGGAAATGTCACGAGATGCATCATTTTCTTATAACAGTCTCAG ATCACCGTTCACTCAGCAGAGCATTGGTGGTGGACATATTTCCCCTACTCAAACAGCATCAACATATGATACTATGATTAGATCAGATTTGGGTGAGCAGTCAAATTTGGATTTAAGAAATGGAGCTGGCTACATTGAAGGTGCTTTCCGTCCAAGTTATTCAGTGGAACCTGAATCTAGAGATTCCATTTCTTCTGCAGTAAAGAGGCACGAGAATGATTTTCTAGATTACAGTTTCCTCGAGGAAAAAGTTACAGATGTGTATGATACTATTGAAGTGGGCACTCAAGAGCAGCCTGGATGTAGTTCATCTTCTATCGCTTGggaagaaaacagaaaatcaTTTGAACCTGCATTACAAGAGTTGAATATTGATGGTGTGGTACAGGAGTATAATCATAATAGACAGTTAGAATCATTTTCTCTGAATTTGGACATGGAAACACTTGGAGATAAGTGTCCAGATTTTGAAATTGTTAACCATTCTTGTAATGAAGCTGATGGTGAAGCAGAAGCAGAATCTGGTAATGTTCATCTAGATGACATAGAAAGTGAAACTGATAATTTTATGGATGCACTTAACACCATCGAATCAGAATCAGAAACCGATTTAGACAGCACAAGAAAGCAAGTTGCAGAGCATCAATCTAAGATGGAGAAaagagaagatgatgatgagtgCGAGCTCAGAAGGCATGATTTTGAATGCCGATCTTCATGTCCAGAATCTGATGTTATGGCCAGCAGTCCTGTGATCAATGGTAGTCACAGTCCTCATGGACATAGTCTAATTCCAATGCCTCAAAAGTCCTCTTCTGCGTCTGACTTTATTGATGATGCATCACCAGAGGATGATCTTAACTCAGTATCCCTGATGAACGAGGACGTAGAATCATCTCAAAGAAGTGGCGGTTCAGCCACTCCAGTCCACCCCAAGAGCAATGATGCTCATGACGATGATAATATTGATGCTGGCAAATATAATGAAGTTGTTCCATCCACTGTATCATCTAACTGTGGAGATGGAAGGCCAGCCCCGATTATTGACGAGACAACGAAAAGTCTGAAATCTCAAAATCATGGAAGGTTTGAGCATAATTTGGAATGTCAATCTTCTAGTCCTGAATCTAATGCTGTGGCGAGCAGTCCTCTGACCAATGGTAGTTGTGGGCATACTCTCATCCCAACAACTCAAAAGTCTCTTCATGCAACTGACTGTGCTGCTAGTGAAGCATCGCGCGAAGATGATGTGAACTCAATCTCCGAGATGAACTATAGTTTAAAATCATCCCAAAGGTCTGAAGATGCTCTGAGTTCAGGCCACCCAAAAAGCAGTGGTTCTCATGAAAATGGTACTGTTGGTGCTGGCATGTATGTCGAATCTGTGTCATCCACTGTATCATCTAACTTGAGAGATGGAAGGCCAAGACCGGTTACTGATGGAACAATGAAAAGTTCAGAATCTCACAGACGTGTACCAGAAATCTCTAATGTCACTCCAGTTTCATTCTGGACAAATGGTGGCTTGCTGGGACTCCAGCCATCAAAACCGCCAGATTGCAGCGTACAGAATGCTCTTCCTCAAGATCCAGAGTATAAGAAGAATGTGAATAATAATTCCTCTATCAAACATGTCATTCTTAGTGACAATTCAGGTAAACCAGATCAACTAGAGACGTCCAGAAGCATTGAAGAGGACCTTGAAATGGATATTTCTAGCCATGAATACCATGAAAGTGGTATGAATGTTAGAAAGGCATCTTGGAAAATATCACCTGCTGACTTAGAAATTAATCTTGGAAAGTTCGGTGATTCACTTTATCAACACAATGCCAATTCTACCGGATCAAATGTGCCTGGAAGTTCTATGCCTACAAATTCAGCTCATCAAGAAAATAGCACAAACTCATGTCGGATGTTTGGACTCAACAATAGATTGCTTACGAATGGATCTAACCAAAAATCGTTGCCTGGTGGGAGTGGCAACACTTATTGTGCAGGCTCCAAAAATGCTAATGATTTTCAGCTGAAAAATTATCCTGGTGTGGAAAATGACATGTTTtctggaagaagaaaagaaCTCTTTGGTAGTAAATCTCCTATATTATCACCATCGTCATCACCTCCACTGGAGCACATGAAAATATCATTCCAACCAATAAATGGATTTGAAAGTTCAAAGCTGAAGTTGAAATTCCCtgatgggaagaatatcaatgGAAGTGGTAGTGACATATACCCTTCATTTCAGTTGGTTCCTGAGGTGTCTATTCCTCGGTACAATGTCGGTTCGGACTCTGATGCTGACACATTCTACCGATCATCACCTTCATTGTCAGATGATTGCCAAAGCAATCAGTCAGAATCAAATTCTGAGCAGTGGGAGTCAAGTGAATCTCCAACTAGCAAGGACCGTGATTTATATGATGCTCTTCGCCGAATCTCCCTGACAGAATCTGTTTCAGAAGATGGGAAGGCAAACCAGGAAAATATCCCTGCCAACTTGGGAGTTCAATTTCCTTTCATTGATAATGGGATTCAAAAGTCTGAGTCTTGTCGTTCATTTGATCTTCAAagtttaagtaccataaataacTCGTTCAGAAAGGAAAGGATTGATACCAACCCTAAGTACCTTGTGGAGCCACAAATCTTGCCTTCTTCTGCTCTACCGCCTCTCCCTCCTTTTCAGTGGCGAGGTATGACGTCTATGGATGACAAGTCTGATGCAATTCCTGAAGGCTCCTACTATGCTCTTGATCTTACACGGTCTGCCTCAACCATATCTCAGCCGAAACCAGCCCCCTTAAGTGAAGATCAAATTGACACCACTAATTTACAGAAAATCAAG CTCAGTTCACAAAAGTCAAATGGACAAAGACCAACTAGCCAGAGCAAGAGCACAGATGAAAATGACTTTCTGCACCAAATCAGAACAAAA TCTTTTAGTCTGAGGCCAACCATGATGACAAGATCAATTGCAGCATCAGGGGCACCTGCCACTGTCCAAGTCAATGCAATTTTAGAGAAGGCAAACGCAATTCGCCAG GCTGTTGCAAGTGATGCTGAAGATGATGGAACATGGAGTGACGCTTAA
- the LOC121808124 gene encoding protein SCAR1-like isoform X1: protein MPLLRAEVRNEYALGAPELYREASKDEPKEILEGVSVAGLVGVLRQLGDLAEFAAEVFHGLQEEVTITTARSHKLMARVQRVESALSPLEKALLAQRSHLHFAYTSGSNWHSRIRCEQNHFIYSDVPQFITESYEDCRQPPCLHMLDRFDAGGPGSCLKRYSDPTFFKRASVTSGEASIDKISKEKKARKAKKRRSRPRNEEMSRDASFSYNSLRSPFTQQSIGGGHISPTQTASTYDTMIRSDLGEQSNLDLRNGAGYIEGAFRPSYSVEPESRDSISSAVKRHENDFLDYSFLEEKVTDVYDTIEVGTQEQPGCSSSSIAWEENRKSFEPALQELNIDGVVQEYNHNRQLESFSLNLDMETLGDKCPDFEIVNHSCNEADGEAEAESGNVHLDDIESETDNFMDALNTIESESETDLDSTRKQVAEHQSKMEKREDDDECELRRHDFECRSSCPESDVMASSPVINGSHSPHGHSLIPMPQKSSSASDFIDDASPEDDLNSVSLMNEDVESSQRSGGSATPVHPKSNDAHDDDNIDAGKYNEVVPSTVSSNCGDGRPAPIIDETTKSLKSQNHGRFEHNLECQSSSPESNAVASSPLTNGSCGHTLIPTTQKSLHATDCAASEASREDDVNSISEMNYSLKSSQRSEDALSSGHPKSSGSHENGTVGAGMYVESVSSTVSSNLRDGRPRPVTDGTMKSSESHRRVPEISNVTPVSFWTNGGLLGLQPSKPPDCSVQNALPQDPEYKKNVNNNSSIKHVILSDNSGKPDQLETSRSIEEDLEMDISSHEYHESGMNVRKASWKISPADLEINLGKFGDSLYQHNANSTGSNVPGSSMPTNSAHQENSTNSCRMFGLNNRLLTNGSNQKSLPGGSGNTYCAGSKNANDFQLKNYPGVENDMFSGRRKELFGSKSPILSPSSSPPLEHMKISFQPINGFESSKLKLKFPDGKNINGSGSDIYPSFQLVPEVSIPRYNVGSDSDADTFYRSSPSLSDDCQSNQSESNSEQWESSESPTSKDRDLYDALRRISLTESVSEDGKANQENIPANLGVQFPFIDNGIQKSESCRSFDLQSLSTINNSFRKERIDTNPKYLVEPQILPSSALPPLPPFQWRGMTSMDDKSDAIPEGSYYALDLTRSASTISQPKPAPLSEDQIDTTNLQKIKQLSSQKSNGQRPTSQSKSTDENDFLHQIRTKSFSLRPTMMTRSIAASGAPATVQVNAILEKANAIRQAVASDAEDDGTWSDA from the exons ATGCCGCTGCTGAGAGCGGAGGTCAGGAATGAGTACGCGCTTGGAGCGCCGGAGCTCTACAGAGAGGCCAGTAAGGACGAACCCAAGGAGATTCTCGAAGGAGTCTCCGTCGCCGGCCTCGTCGGCGTCTTACGTCAGCTCGGTGATCTCGCTGA GTTTGCAGCAGAAGTTTTTCATGGGTTGCAGGAAGAAGTGACTATTACAACTGCTAGAAGCCATAAGTTGATGGCACGTGTTCAACGAGTTGAATCTGCCCTTTCTCCGCTTGAGAAGGCTTTACTGGCTCAAAGGAGTCACTTACACTTTGCCTATACGTCTG GTTCCAATTGGCATTCGCGGATCCGATGTGAACAAAATCATTTTATATACAGTGACGTCCCCCAATTCATCACGGAATCTTATGAAGACTGCCGTCAACCACCTTGTTTGCATATGCTTGATAG GTTTGATGCTGGTGGTCCTGGATCATGCTTAAAAAGGTATTCAGATCCAACGTTTTTTAAGAGAGCATCAGTGACATCTGGTGAAGCTAGTATAGATAAGATTTCAAAAGAAAAGAAGGCTCGCAAGGCTAAG AAAAGGAGGTCACGGCCCAGGAATGAGGAAATGTCACGAGATGCATCATTTTCTTATAACAGTCTCAG ATCACCGTTCACTCAGCAGAGCATTGGTGGTGGACATATTTCCCCTACTCAAACAGCATCAACATATGATACTATGATTAGATCAGATTTGGGTGAGCAGTCAAATTTGGATTTAAGAAATGGAGCTGGCTACATTGAAGGTGCTTTCCGTCCAAGTTATTCAGTGGAACCTGAATCTAGAGATTCCATTTCTTCTGCAGTAAAGAGGCACGAGAATGATTTTCTAGATTACAGTTTCCTCGAGGAAAAAGTTACAGATGTGTATGATACTATTGAAGTGGGCACTCAAGAGCAGCCTGGATGTAGTTCATCTTCTATCGCTTGggaagaaaacagaaaatcaTTTGAACCTGCATTACAAGAGTTGAATATTGATGGTGTGGTACAGGAGTATAATCATAATAGACAGTTAGAATCATTTTCTCTGAATTTGGACATGGAAACACTTGGAGATAAGTGTCCAGATTTTGAAATTGTTAACCATTCTTGTAATGAAGCTGATGGTGAAGCAGAAGCAGAATCTGGTAATGTTCATCTAGATGACATAGAAAGTGAAACTGATAATTTTATGGATGCACTTAACACCATCGAATCAGAATCAGAAACCGATTTAGACAGCACAAGAAAGCAAGTTGCAGAGCATCAATCTAAGATGGAGAAaagagaagatgatgatgagtgCGAGCTCAGAAGGCATGATTTTGAATGCCGATCTTCATGTCCAGAATCTGATGTTATGGCCAGCAGTCCTGTGATCAATGGTAGTCACAGTCCTCATGGACATAGTCTAATTCCAATGCCTCAAAAGTCCTCTTCTGCGTCTGACTTTATTGATGATGCATCACCAGAGGATGATCTTAACTCAGTATCCCTGATGAACGAGGACGTAGAATCATCTCAAAGAAGTGGCGGTTCAGCCACTCCAGTCCACCCCAAGAGCAATGATGCTCATGACGATGATAATATTGATGCTGGCAAATATAATGAAGTTGTTCCATCCACTGTATCATCTAACTGTGGAGATGGAAGGCCAGCCCCGATTATTGACGAGACAACGAAAAGTCTGAAATCTCAAAATCATGGAAGGTTTGAGCATAATTTGGAATGTCAATCTTCTAGTCCTGAATCTAATGCTGTGGCGAGCAGTCCTCTGACCAATGGTAGTTGTGGGCATACTCTCATCCCAACAACTCAAAAGTCTCTTCATGCAACTGACTGTGCTGCTAGTGAAGCATCGCGCGAAGATGATGTGAACTCAATCTCCGAGATGAACTATAGTTTAAAATCATCCCAAAGGTCTGAAGATGCTCTGAGTTCAGGCCACCCAAAAAGCAGTGGTTCTCATGAAAATGGTACTGTTGGTGCTGGCATGTATGTCGAATCTGTGTCATCCACTGTATCATCTAACTTGAGAGATGGAAGGCCAAGACCGGTTACTGATGGAACAATGAAAAGTTCAGAATCTCACAGACGTGTACCAGAAATCTCTAATGTCACTCCAGTTTCATTCTGGACAAATGGTGGCTTGCTGGGACTCCAGCCATCAAAACCGCCAGATTGCAGCGTACAGAATGCTCTTCCTCAAGATCCAGAGTATAAGAAGAATGTGAATAATAATTCCTCTATCAAACATGTCATTCTTAGTGACAATTCAGGTAAACCAGATCAACTAGAGACGTCCAGAAGCATTGAAGAGGACCTTGAAATGGATATTTCTAGCCATGAATACCATGAAAGTGGTATGAATGTTAGAAAGGCATCTTGGAAAATATCACCTGCTGACTTAGAAATTAATCTTGGAAAGTTCGGTGATTCACTTTATCAACACAATGCCAATTCTACCGGATCAAATGTGCCTGGAAGTTCTATGCCTACAAATTCAGCTCATCAAGAAAATAGCACAAACTCATGTCGGATGTTTGGACTCAACAATAGATTGCTTACGAATGGATCTAACCAAAAATCGTTGCCTGGTGGGAGTGGCAACACTTATTGTGCAGGCTCCAAAAATGCTAATGATTTTCAGCTGAAAAATTATCCTGGTGTGGAAAATGACATGTTTtctggaagaagaaaagaaCTCTTTGGTAGTAAATCTCCTATATTATCACCATCGTCATCACCTCCACTGGAGCACATGAAAATATCATTCCAACCAATAAATGGATTTGAAAGTTCAAAGCTGAAGTTGAAATTCCCtgatgggaagaatatcaatgGAAGTGGTAGTGACATATACCCTTCATTTCAGTTGGTTCCTGAGGTGTCTATTCCTCGGTACAATGTCGGTTCGGACTCTGATGCTGACACATTCTACCGATCATCACCTTCATTGTCAGATGATTGCCAAAGCAATCAGTCAGAATCAAATTCTGAGCAGTGGGAGTCAAGTGAATCTCCAACTAGCAAGGACCGTGATTTATATGATGCTCTTCGCCGAATCTCCCTGACAGAATCTGTTTCAGAAGATGGGAAGGCAAACCAGGAAAATATCCCTGCCAACTTGGGAGTTCAATTTCCTTTCATTGATAATGGGATTCAAAAGTCTGAGTCTTGTCGTTCATTTGATCTTCAAagtttaagtaccataaataacTCGTTCAGAAAGGAAAGGATTGATACCAACCCTAAGTACCTTGTGGAGCCACAAATCTTGCCTTCTTCTGCTCTACCGCCTCTCCCTCCTTTTCAGTGGCGAGGTATGACGTCTATGGATGACAAGTCTGATGCAATTCCTGAAGGCTCCTACTATGCTCTTGATCTTACACGGTCTGCCTCAACCATATCTCAGCCGAAACCAGCCCCCTTAAGTGAAGATCAAATTGACACCACTAATTTACAGAAAATCAAG CAGCTCAGTTCACAAAAGTCAAATGGACAAAGACCAACTAGCCAGAGCAAGAGCACAGATGAAAATGACTTTCTGCACCAAATCAGAACAAAA TCTTTTAGTCTGAGGCCAACCATGATGACAAGATCAATTGCAGCATCAGGGGCACCTGCCACTGTCCAAGTCAATGCAATTTTAGAGAAGGCAAACGCAATTCGCCAG GCTGTTGCAAGTGATGCTGAAGATGATGGAACATGGAGTGACGCTTAA
- the LOC121808210 gene encoding protein LIGHT-DEPENDENT SHORT HYPOCOTYLS 10-like: MSKESGSQQHHPSRYESQKRRDWNTFLQYLKNQRPPIPISLSNSTHVISFLRYLDQFGKTKVHLLPCVFFGQPDPPAPCACPLRQAWGSLDALIGRLRAAFDEHASSPETNPFADAAIRVFLKEVKDSQAKARGIPYKKKKKKRRRVIHHPLKLHDDDNDHHHSLINNSS; the protein is encoded by the coding sequence ATGTCAAAGGAATCCGGCAGCCAGCAGCATCACCCGAGCCGCTACGAGTCCCAAAAGAGAAGAGATTGGAACACCTTCTTGCAATACCTGAAAAATCAGAGGCCTCCAATCCCCATCTCCCTCTCCAACTCCACCCACGTCATCTCCTTCCTCCGCTACCTCGACCAGTTTGGTAAAACCAAGGTCCATCTCCTTCCCTGCGTCTTCTTCGGCCAGCCCGACCCCCCCGCCCCCTGCGCCTGCCCCCTCAGGCAGGCCTGGGGCAGCCTCGACGCCCTCATCGGCCGCCTCAGGGCTGCCTTCGACGAGCACGCCTCCTCCCCCGAGACCAACCCCTTCGCCGACGCTGCGATTAGGGTTTTCTTGAAGGAGGTCAAGGACTCCCAAGCCAAAGCTAGAGGTATTCCttacaagaagaagaagaagaagaggaggagagTCATCCATCATCCTCTTAAGCTGcatgatgatgataatgatcATCATCACAGCCTCATCAACAATTCTTCTTGA
- the LOC121808180 gene encoding uncharacterized CRM domain-containing protein At3g25440, chloroplastic-like, translated as MSRASISLTVFTNTAMRLLNTRESMLGSKCLMTSTFTPPCSTFLLRFIHQSRRRNVGEHHLFRLISVNALSVNRSCTIGPWNHCLIRGYARVRTNESIEMKTDDDVIRFKIGDMSLEGTSLKKGKAMTKKSDVSRKKKLNELRFYRLKAKKKMNSPNPEVRIRYKLEKAKRKEAWLIEKLRKYDVPKAAPETYDPEILTAEERFYLKRTGEKKKHYVPVGRRGVFGGVVLNMHLHWKNHETVKVICKPCRPGQVHQYAEELARLSKGIAIDIKPNDVIIFYRGKNYVQPDIMSPPDTLSKAKALEKYKHEQSLEHTSEFIEKLENELEEYLEHCARYKKEEK; from the exons ATGTCAAGAGCTTCCATCTCACTCACCGTCTTTACCAACACCGCTATGCGACTTCTTAACACAAG GGAATCTATGCTTGGTTCCAAATGCTTAATGACTAGCACTTTTACACCTCCTTGTTCGACGTTTCTGTTGCGTTTTATCCATCAATCTAGGCGCAGAAACGTAGGGGAGCATCATTTGTTTCGATTGATCTCGGTGAATGCTTTATCTGTTAATAGATCATGCACAATTGGACCTTGGAATCATTGTTTAATAAGGGGATATGCTAGAGTTAGAACTAATGAATCCATTGAGATGAAGACGGATGATGATGTTATCCGATTTAAAATTGGTGATATGAGTCTAGAAGGAACGTCGTTGAAGAAAGGGAAGGCAATGACAAAAAAGTCAGACGTGTCAAGAAAGAAGAAGCTGAATGAACTTAGGTTTTACCGGTTAAAagcaaagaagaaaatgaattctccaaatcctgaagttagaataAGGTACAAGCTTGAGAAG gcaaaaagaaaagaagcatGGCTGATAGAGAAACTGAGGAAATACGATGTACCTAAAGCAGCACCCGAAACCTATGATCCTGAAATATTGACTGCAGAAGAGAGGTTTTACCTAAAGCGCACTGGCGAGAAAAAGAAACATTATGTTCCTGTGGGGAGACGAGGAGTATTTGGTGGTGTTGTTCTTAATATGCATTTACATTGGAAGAATCATGAGACTGTAAAAGTCATCTGTAAACCCTGTAGGCCCGGGCAAGTGCATCAATATGCCGAGGAGCTTGCTAGGTTGAGCAAAGGCATTGCTATAGACATAAAGCCAAATGATGTTATTATATTTTATCGGGGGAAGAACTATGTTCAACCAGATATCATGTCACCTCCAGATACTCTTTCTAAAGCTAAG GCCCTAGAAAAATATAAACACGAGCAGTCGTTAGAGCATACAAGTGAGTTCATCGAAAAGCTGGAGAATGAACTCGAAGAATATCTCGAACATTGTGCTCGGTATAAGAAAGAGGAGAAGTGA
- the LOC121808213 gene encoding uncharacterized protein LOC121808213, which produces MKSAIRCCISCILPCGALDVIRIVHTNGRVEEISGAVTAAEIMNLHPKHVLKKPSESGMCPRIVVVPPDAQLKRGKIYFLMPLPPPPPEKSRSKRKRRDSARTTTTTEKTGCSISMANLLISDRYLSEILSEKISTQRDRRRGRVGVWRPHLESISETPAA; this is translated from the coding sequence ATGAAAAGCGCGATCAGATGCTGCATCTCTTGCATTCTGCCGTGCGGCGCGCTCGACGTCATCCGAATCGTCCACACAAACGGCCGCGTTGAGGAAATCAGCGGCGCCGTCACGGCCGCCGAGATCATGAACCTCCACCCCAAACACGTCCTTAAAAAGCCGTCGGAATCCGGTATGTGCCCTAGGATCGTCGTCGTGCCGCCCGACGCGCAGCTCAAGCGAGGCAAAATTTACTTCCTCATGCCtcttccgccgccgccgccagagAAATCGCGATCGAAGAGGAAACGGAGAGATTCCGCGCGAACCACCACGACGACGGAGAAGACCGGATGCAGTATTTCCATGGCGAATCTTCTGATTTCCGATCGCTATCTGAGCGAGATTCTATCGGAGAAAATCTCGACGCAGAGAGATCGGCGGCGCGGCCGCGTTGGCGTGTGGCGGCCGCATTTGGAGAGCATTTCGGAGACGCCGGCTGCGTGA
- the LOC121808224 gene encoding abscisic acid receptor PYL11-like has protein sequence MISLHHSPRLSANQCGSVVTQTIQAPLPLVWSVVRQFDEPQAYKKFIKNCGLSSGDGGAGSIRELTVVSGLPAERSTERLDRLDDESHVMVVSIIGGDHKLVNYRSTTTLHEGGGGARDTVVMESYVVDIPADSCEEDTCLFAETIIRCNLKSLAKLAEKMADHHL, from the coding sequence ATGATAAGCCTCCACCACAGCCCCCGCCTCTCCGCCAACCAGTGCGGCTCCGTCGTCACCCAAACCATCCAGGCGCCGCTCCCGCTCGTCTGGTCCGTCGTCCGCCAGTTCGACGAGCCTCAGGCCTACAAGAAGTTCATCAAGAACTGCGGCCTCAGCTCCGGCGACGGCGGCGCCGGCAGCATCAGGGAGCTCACCGTCGTCTCGGGGCTGCCGGCCGAGCGGAGCACCGAGCGCCTCGACCGCCTCGACGACGAGTCGCATGTCATGGTGGTCAGCATCATCGGCGGCGATCACAAGCTCGTCAATTATCGGTCGACGACGACGCTGCACGAAGGAGGAGGCGGCGCCAGAGATACGGTGGTGATGGAGTCGTACGTGGTGGACATTCCCGCGGACAGCTGCGAGGAGGACACGTGTCTTTTCGCGGAGACTATAATCCGGTGCAATCTCAAATCCCTCGCGAAGCTTGCCGAAAAAATGGCTGATCATCATCTATAG